The proteins below are encoded in one region of Rhododendron vialii isolate Sample 1 chromosome 7a, ASM3025357v1:
- the LOC131333385 gene encoding cytochrome P450 86A22-like, translating into MDIPTLLVVLSVTAAYLLWFKSLTRSLRGPRVWPLLGSLPGLVENANCMHDWIADNLRACGGTYQTCTTAIPFLARKQGLVTVTCDPKNLEHILKLRFDNYPKGPTWQSVFHDLLGEGIFNSDGDTWLFQRKTAALEFTTRTLRQAMARWVSRSIKLRFCPILETAQREGRAVDLQDLLLRLTFDNICGLTFGKDPETLSPGLPDNSFASAFDRATEATLQRFILPEAVWKLKKWLRMGMEVSLSQSLEHVDEYLTNVINTRKLELVSRQEGGTPHDDLLSRFMKKKESYSDTFLQHVALNFILAGRDTSSVALSWFFWLVSLNPRVEEKILTELCTILIETRGGDASKWLDEPLVFEEIDRLIYLRAALSEALRLYPSVPEDSKQAIADDTLPDGTFVPAGSAITYSIYSAGRMKFIWGEDCLEFRPERWLSSNGTRSEVQDSFKFVAFNAGPRICLGKDLAYLQMKSIASAVLLRHRLAVAPGHKVEQKMSLTLFMKYGLKVNVHPRDLTPTVARITKELQG; encoded by the coding sequence ATGGATATACCAACTCTCTTGGTCGTACTGTCTGTTACCGCGGCTTACTTACTGTGGTTCAAGTCCCTCACGCGGTCCCTCAGGGGCCCACGCGTCTGGCCCCTCTTGGGCAGCCTGCCCGGCCTCGTCGAGAACGCCAACTGCATGCACGACTGGATCGCCGACAACCTCCGCGCCTGCGGCGGCACGTACCAGACCTGCACCACCGCAATTCCCTTCTTGGCCCGCAAGCAGGGCCTCGTGACCGTCACGTGCGACCCCAAGAACCTCGAGCACATACTGAAGCTGAGGTTCGATAACTACCCCAAGGGGCCAACCTGGCAGAGTGTTTTCCACGATTTGCTGGGCGAGGGAATCTTCAACTCAGACGGCGACACGTGGCTGTTCCAGCGGAAGACGGCCGCGCTGGAATTCACCACCCGGACGCTCCGCCAGGCCATGGCCCGGTGGGTGAGCCGGTCAATCAAGCTGAGGTTCTGCCCGATTCTTGAGACGGCGCAGCGTGAGGGCAGGGCGGTCGACCTGCAGGACCTCTTGCTCCGGCTCACCTTCGACAACATTTGCGGCCTGACTTTCGGGAAGGATCCGGAGACTTTGTCTCCGGGGCTTCCCGATAACAGCTTCGCCTCGGCTTTCGACCGAGCCACTGAGGCCACGCTGCAGCGCTTTATTTTGCCCGAAGCCGTTTGGAAGCTGAAGAAGTGGCTTCGGATGGGGATGGAAGTCAGCTTGAGCCAGAGCCTTGAGCACGTGGACGAATACCTGACCAATGTCATCAATACACGTAAGCTCGAGCTGGTGAGTAGGCAGGAAGGTGGGACCCCTCACGACGACTTGCTGTCTAGGTTCATGAAGAAAAAGGAGTCCTACTCTGACACATTCCTCCAACACGTGGCACTCAATTTCATCCTAGCTGGACGCGACACGTCATCGGTCGCGCTGAGCTGGTTCTTCTGGTTGGTCTCTTTAAACCCGAGGGTAGAGGAGAAAATCTTGACCGAATTGTGCACCATTCTGATAGAGACACGTGGCGGGGACGCATCCAAATGGTTAGATGAACCATTGGTGTTTGAAGAAATTGACCGGTTGATATACCTTAGGGCCGCATTGTCTGAGGCCCTCAGGCTATACCCATCAGTACCTGAAGACTCGAAACAGGCCATCGCGGACGACACATTGCCCGACGGCACATTCGTGCCGGCGGGCTCCGCCATCACCTATTCGATATACTCCGCCGGCCGTATGAAGTTCATATGGGGTGAGGATTGCTTGGAATTCAGGCCGGAGAGGTGGTTGTCGTCCAACGGCACCAGATCCGAGGTGCAAGATTCGTTCAAATTCGTGGCGTTCAACGCGGGCCCTCGCATCTGTTTGGGGAAGGATTTGGCTTACCTGCAGATGAAATCGATCGCGTCAGCGGTGTTGCTCCGCCACCGGCTCGCGGTGGCGCCGGGGCACAAGGTAGAGCAAAAGATGTCACTTACGTTGTTCATGAAGTATGGGCTTAAGGTTAACGTGCACCCCAGGGACTTAACGCCCACTGTGGCCAGGATTACCAAAGAACTGCAGGGGTGA
- the LOC131333386 gene encoding short-chain dehydrogenase TIC 32, chloroplastic-like isoform X2: MWFFGRKGSSGFSKWSTAEEVTQGIDGTGLTAIVTGASSGIGKGTTRVLAFRGVHVVMGVRNTDSGRKVREAILEENPNAKIDVMELDLSSMASVRNFASEFNSLGLPLNLLINNAGIFGYPFMLSQDKIELQFGTNHLGHFLLTNLLLETMKSTARQSHKEGRIVNVSSVGHWFAFRGIQFDTINDESRFNSMYAYGQSKLANILHAKELAKRLKEEGVEITANSVHPGAVDTNIVRHGLSIIAKYLVKNISQGASTTCYVALNPQVKGVSGEYFSDCNIAEPSALAKDNELAKKLWDFSLSLTDPK; the protein is encoded by the exons ATGTggttttttggaagaaaagggTCATCTGGATTCTCAAAATGGTCTACAGCTGAGGAAGTTACCCAAGGGATTGATGGAACTGGCCTCACTGCCATAGTTACAG GTGCATCAAGTGGTATTGGCAAAGGGACGACACGTGTCCTTGCTTTTCGTGGTGTACATGTAGTTATGGGAGTTAGAAATACAGATAGCGGCAGAAAAGTGAGAGAAGCTATACTTGAGGAAAACCCCAATGCTAAAATTGATGTAATGGAGTTAGACCTCAGTTCAATGGCATCTGTAAGGAATTTCGCTTCAGAATTCAATTCCTTGGGCCTTCCCTTGAACCTCCTCAt TAACAATGCAGGAATTTTCGGTTATCCTTTCATGCTTTCCCAAGACAAAATAGAATTGCAGTTTGGGACGAATCATTTGG gtcattttcttttgacaaaTCTTTTGCTGGAGACCATGAAAAGTACAGCACGTCAAAGCCACAAAGAAGGAAGGATTGTTAACGTCTCATCAGTAGGTCATTGGTTTGCATTCCGTGGAATTCAGTTTGATACAATCAATGATGAATCTAG GTTCAATAGCATGTATGCTTATGGACAATCAAAGCTTGCTAACATATTGCATGCCAAAGAGCTTGCTAAGCGCTTAAAG GAAGAAGGGGTGGAGATAACTGCCAATTCGGTTCATCCTGGAGCCGTTGACACCAACATTGTACGTCATG GCTTATCTATAATTGCTAAATATCTAGTGAAAAACATTTCACAG GGAGCATCAACTACATGCTATGTAGCACTGAATCCACAAGTCAAAGGGGTAAGTGGAGAGTATTTTTCGGACTGTAACATAGCGGAACCGAGCGCTCTAGCCAAAGACAACGAACTGGCAAAGAAACTTTGGGATTTTAGCTTGAGCTTGACTGATCCCAAGTGA
- the LOC131333386 gene encoding short-chain dehydrogenase TIC 32, chloroplastic-like isoform X3, translating to MWFFGRKGSSGFSKWSTAEEVTQGIDGTGLTAIVTGASSGIGKGTTRVLAFRGVHVVMGVRNTDSGRKVREAILEENPNAKIDVMELDLSSMASVRNFASEFNSLGLPLNLLINNAGIFGYPFMLSQDKIELQFGTNHLGHFLLTNLLLETMKSTARQSHKEGRIVNVSSVGHWFAFRGIQFDTINDESRFNSMYAYGQSKLANILHAKELAKRLKEEGVEITANSVHPGAVDTNIVRHGLSIIAKYLVKNISQVCPHRRWSINYMLCSTESTSQRGKWRVFFGL from the exons ATGTggttttttggaagaaaagggTCATCTGGATTCTCAAAATGGTCTACAGCTGAGGAAGTTACCCAAGGGATTGATGGAACTGGCCTCACTGCCATAGTTACAG GTGCATCAAGTGGTATTGGCAAAGGGACGACACGTGTCCTTGCTTTTCGTGGTGTACATGTAGTTATGGGAGTTAGAAATACAGATAGCGGCAGAAAAGTGAGAGAAGCTATACTTGAGGAAAACCCCAATGCTAAAATTGATGTAATGGAGTTAGACCTCAGTTCAATGGCATCTGTAAGGAATTTCGCTTCAGAATTCAATTCCTTGGGCCTTCCCTTGAACCTCCTCAt TAACAATGCAGGAATTTTCGGTTATCCTTTCATGCTTTCCCAAGACAAAATAGAATTGCAGTTTGGGACGAATCATTTGG gtcattttcttttgacaaaTCTTTTGCTGGAGACCATGAAAAGTACAGCACGTCAAAGCCACAAAGAAGGAAGGATTGTTAACGTCTCATCAGTAGGTCATTGGTTTGCATTCCGTGGAATTCAGTTTGATACAATCAATGATGAATCTAG GTTCAATAGCATGTATGCTTATGGACAATCAAAGCTTGCTAACATATTGCATGCCAAAGAGCTTGCTAAGCGCTTAAAG GAAGAAGGGGTGGAGATAACTGCCAATTCGGTTCATCCTGGAGCCGTTGACACCAACATTGTACGTCATG GCTTATCTATAATTGCTAAATATCTAGTGAAAAACATTTCACAGGTTTGTCCTCATCGTAGAT GGAGCATCAACTACATGCTATGTAGCACTGAATCCACAAGTCAAAGGGGTAAGTGGAGAGTATTTTTCGGACTGTAA